CGAGTTCGGAGAAGTGATGGAGGATATTCCGAAGTCACGACTCCCTCATTCGATTAAACTTGGTGACGTGCTTTGGTTTTACGAAGATGGGCGAGTTGAAGTGGACGTTGAGGAAAAGCAACGATTATCGAAAG
This region of Exiguobacterium marinum DSM 16307 genomic DNA includes:
- a CDS encoding DUF3006 domain-containing protein codes for the protein MKRWRGIIDRFEGDLAVVEFGEVMEDIPKSRLPHSIKLGDVLWFYEDGRVEVDVEEKQRLSKEIDELMSELWED